One window from the genome of Marinobacter sp. es.048 encodes:
- a CDS encoding L,D-transpeptidase family protein, translated as MHGIRRFSFATTLFALFTALWQPACLAADEAIVARIEAMEAGFPVQVLGSRLMAHKALSAFYGANGYQTVWQSAELRRQLIDSVEQASREGLNPADYHADILSGLALRPMSDFSEDLRADLDLLFSDAFLMLSSHMLVGKVNPQTVHAEWTANRRQRQMESVLRDALERSDVTGMLDSLRPADPAYRKLMIARQDLTRLLGQPWLPLASRPTIRPGDRDERLNEIRRRLSLLQEPAQEATTATDPLYYDTELESAVIRFQARHGLEPDGLVGRDTLTALNLMPVEQLRQIDATLERWRWLPESLGDTYVLVNIAGFELKMVENGEEVLRKRVIVGQPFRQTPVFSDRIRYLVFNPTWTVPRTLMIQDQLPQILRDPDYLSRLNISVYRGWGADRQKLDPLDVDWSSLNRNNFPYQLVQEPGPRNALGQIKFMFPNQYDVYLHDTPGRGQFTRAERSFSSGCIRVEQPFDLAERLLASAPDWSREKIDRLVSRAEPQTVVLPEPVPVHIQYWTSWVDNDGRLQFRNDLYNRDARLIDQLRGTADGDTRYNTPVAGSSPVKEKL; from the coding sequence ATGCATGGAATCAGACGTTTTTCCTTCGCCACAACACTTTTTGCCCTGTTTACCGCCCTCTGGCAGCCCGCTTGCCTGGCAGCAGATGAAGCCATTGTCGCCAGGATCGAGGCCATGGAGGCCGGTTTCCCCGTGCAGGTGCTCGGAAGCAGGTTAATGGCCCACAAGGCACTGTCGGCCTTTTATGGGGCCAACGGCTACCAGACGGTATGGCAGTCAGCTGAACTTCGTCGGCAGCTGATTGATTCGGTTGAACAAGCCAGCCGTGAAGGTCTGAACCCGGCGGACTATCACGCGGATATTCTCTCCGGGCTGGCACTCAGACCGATGAGCGATTTTTCTGAAGACCTGAGGGCCGATCTGGACCTGCTTTTCTCTGACGCTTTTCTGATGCTCAGCTCACACATGCTGGTCGGCAAGGTCAACCCACAGACGGTTCACGCCGAATGGACCGCCAACAGACGCCAGCGCCAGATGGAATCCGTTCTGAGGGATGCATTGGAGCGCTCGGATGTTACCGGCATGCTGGATTCGTTGCGGCCGGCCGATCCTGCTTACCGAAAGTTGATGATTGCAAGGCAGGACCTGACCAGATTGCTGGGCCAGCCCTGGTTACCTCTGGCCTCGCGCCCGACCATTCGCCCTGGCGACAGGGATGAGCGGCTGAATGAAATCCGCCGCAGACTCTCTCTATTGCAAGAGCCTGCACAGGAAGCGACAACAGCCACAGACCCGCTTTACTACGACACGGAACTTGAATCTGCGGTCATACGTTTTCAGGCCCGACATGGCCTTGAACCCGATGGCCTTGTCGGGCGGGACACTCTGACGGCCCTGAACCTGATGCCGGTGGAACAACTGCGCCAGATTGACGCCACGCTCGAACGTTGGCGGTGGCTGCCGGAATCCCTCGGCGACACCTATGTGTTGGTCAATATCGCCGGATTTGAACTGAAGATGGTGGAAAATGGCGAGGAAGTACTGCGCAAACGAGTGATCGTGGGCCAGCCCTTCCGTCAAACCCCGGTGTTCAGCGATCGCATTCGGTATCTGGTGTTCAATCCCACCTGGACCGTCCCACGCACATTGATGATTCAGGACCAGTTGCCCCAGATTCTCCGCGATCCGGACTATCTCTCCCGACTCAATATCAGCGTTTACCGTGGCTGGGGCGCTGACCGGCAAAAGCTGGATCCGCTGGACGTTGACTGGTCATCACTGAACCGGAACAACTTCCCGTACCAACTGGTGCAGGAACCTGGCCCCCGGAATGCCCTGGGGCAGATCAAGTTCATGTTTCCGAACCAGTACGATGTTTACCTGCACGATACGCCGGGTCGCGGCCAGTTCACCAGGGCGGAGCGATCATTCAGCTCTGGCTGTATCCGGGTTGAGCAACCTTTTGATCTAGCAGAGCGGCTTCTGGCATCGGCGCCCGACTGGTCCCGGGAGAAGATTGACCGGCTGGTTTCCAGGGCAGAACCCCAGACTGTTGTGCTACCGGAACCTGTGCCAGTGCATATCCAGTACTGGACCTCCTGGGTCGATAACGACGGACGACTGCAGTTCCGCAATGATTTATACAACCGCGATGCCCGCCTGATCGACCAGCTCCGGGGAACCGCCGACGGGGATACGCGCTACAATACTCCGGTCGCCGGCTCGAGCCCGGTAAAGGAGAAGCTCTGA
- a CDS encoding LysR family transcriptional regulator: protein MHPLQSLRAFVTVAREGSVSRAATRLHLTQPAVSLKLKQLQNELDLKLFLRKPQGLVLTPDGQALLPSAEKALAAVAAFEQSARAMHSTLRGRLRIGTIVDPEFIRLGAFLHRLVERAPQMETELRQGMSGSVLEQVRDGRLDVGFFLAPPGVGPGSLAPDVFHRELTRFHYYVVAPAGWGPRLRSAQWSDLAAMPWIVTPEDSVHHRLLKGTLDPMGLMPRGVAQVDQEACMLDLVRAGVGLSLARDALAMAERQETGLEIVDGVQLPCALSFIWHRDRQDEPLIAEALEALAGVWASPA, encoded by the coding sequence ATGCACCCTCTTCAGAGCCTTCGGGCGTTCGTCACCGTAGCGAGGGAGGGCAGTGTGTCCCGTGCTGCGACTCGCCTCCATCTGACCCAGCCGGCGGTCAGCCTGAAACTCAAACAGTTGCAGAACGAACTGGACCTTAAATTGTTTCTGCGCAAACCCCAGGGACTGGTTCTGACACCGGATGGTCAGGCCCTTTTGCCTTCGGCCGAGAAAGCACTGGCAGCCGTGGCGGCATTTGAGCAGAGTGCCCGGGCAATGCACAGCACTCTGCGGGGCCGTTTGCGAATCGGCACCATTGTGGATCCGGAATTCATCCGTCTCGGGGCCTTTCTGCACCGGCTGGTTGAACGGGCGCCTCAAATGGAAACTGAGCTACGGCAGGGCATGAGCGGCAGCGTATTGGAGCAGGTACGGGATGGTCGGCTCGACGTTGGCTTTTTTCTGGCTCCGCCCGGCGTTGGACCAGGCTCACTGGCGCCCGACGTGTTTCACCGGGAGCTGACACGGTTTCATTACTATGTGGTTGCCCCGGCCGGTTGGGGGCCAAGGCTTCGATCTGCGCAGTGGTCGGACCTGGCGGCCATGCCGTGGATTGTAACCCCCGAGGACTCCGTTCATCACCGGTTGCTCAAAGGCACTCTGGACCCCATGGGGTTAATGCCCCGTGGCGTGGCCCAGGTCGATCAGGAGGCCTGCATGCTGGACCTGGTTCGGGCCGGTGTGGGTCTGAGCCTCGCGCGGGATGCACTGGCGATGGCTGAGCGCCAGGAAACCGGCTTGGAAATTGTCGATGGGGTCCAGTTGCCTTGCGCGCTCAGTTTCATATGGCACCGCGACCGCCAGGACGAGCCACTGATTGCAGAAGCGCTGGAAGCCCTGGCGGGTGTCTGGGCTAGCCCAGCGTAG
- a CDS encoding NADH:flavin oxidoreductase translates to MSDVMQSIKFNTIEVPNRFALAPMTRTSAEPDGTPNTLMADHYEGYAKGGFGLVITEGTYTDDKASQGYGNQPGIINQDQIDGWKTIVDRVHAAGSKIFVQLMHAGAQFQANRFTQQPQGPSEVTPKGAPLGFYGDQTEWQIPSAMTKADIQAAVDGFAKSAANAKAAGFDGIEIHGANGYLLNQFLSTYFNLRDDEYGGALENRLRLMVEVVRAVREAVGEDFTVGIRLSQGTVTDPDYQLPEGEAGFRQIVEAVRDAGADFVHTTDGDVNRKHFVTGDESLSGAAASVEGIRLILNGNIDETNCQDVANQFPNTLLAVGKKALANPDFVQRLKDGKEIADIDFAMLQPKATIPNELAWRKQNAA, encoded by the coding sequence ATGAGCGACGTGATGCAGTCGATAAAATTCAACACCATCGAGGTACCTAATCGATTCGCCCTGGCACCGATGACGCGCACCAGCGCCGAGCCGGACGGCACCCCGAATACCCTGATGGCAGATCATTACGAAGGCTACGCCAAAGGCGGCTTTGGTCTGGTGATTACCGAAGGGACCTACACCGATGACAAGGCAAGTCAGGGCTATGGCAATCAGCCCGGCATCATTAACCAGGATCAGATCGATGGCTGGAAGACCATTGTCGATCGGGTGCACGCCGCAGGCAGCAAAATCTTCGTGCAGTTGATGCACGCCGGTGCCCAGTTCCAGGCCAACCGTTTCACCCAACAGCCCCAGGGCCCCAGTGAAGTCACGCCCAAGGGCGCCCCACTCGGTTTCTACGGTGACCAGACTGAGTGGCAAATCCCGAGTGCAATGACCAAGGCCGACATTCAGGCGGCTGTTGATGGTTTCGCAAAATCTGCCGCCAATGCGAAAGCCGCGGGTTTTGACGGCATTGAGATTCACGGTGCCAACGGCTATCTGTTAAATCAGTTCCTGAGTACCTACTTTAACCTCCGCGACGATGAATATGGCGGAGCACTGGAAAACCGGCTGCGCCTGATGGTGGAAGTGGTTCGCGCGGTACGCGAAGCCGTTGGCGAGGACTTTACGGTAGGGATTCGCTTGTCCCAGGGCACAGTAACCGATCCGGACTACCAACTGCCCGAAGGCGAAGCCGGATTCCGCCAGATCGTGGAGGCGGTGCGCGATGCCGGTGCCGATTTCGTTCATACAACCGACGGTGACGTTAACCGGAAGCACTTCGTGACGGGTGACGAGAGTCTGTCAGGCGCGGCGGCCAGCGTTGAAGGCATCAGACTGATCCTCAATGGCAACATTGATGAAACCAACTGCCAGGACGTGGCCAACCAGTTCCCGAACACCCTGCTTGCGGTCGGCAAGAAAGCACTTGCAAACCCCGACTTCGTGCAGCGTCTCAAGGACGGCAAGGAGATAGCAGACATCGATTTCGCGATGCTGCAGCCGAAGGCCACAATCCCCAACGAGCTGGCCTGGCGCAAGCAAAACGCCGCCTGA
- a CDS encoding SelT/SelW/SelH family protein yields MTNKIGIHYCTGCRWLLRSAWMAQELLTTFEGEISELSLHPGTGGIFEVWVNGERIWSRKENGGFPEITRLKQLVRDQVAPERLLGHSDTKTGASE; encoded by the coding sequence ATGACCAACAAAATCGGTATTCACTACTGCACCGGTTGCCGCTGGCTTCTGCGCTCGGCCTGGATGGCCCAGGAGCTGCTGACAACGTTTGAAGGCGAGATCAGTGAACTGAGCCTGCATCCGGGTACTGGCGGCATTTTCGAGGTATGGGTCAATGGCGAGCGGATCTGGTCCCGCAAAGAAAACGGCGGCTTCCCGGAAATCACCAGACTCAAGCAGCTGGTCCGGGATCAGGTTGCGCCGGAACGTTTGCTTGGCCATTCCGACACGAAAACCGGCGCTTCAGAATAA
- a CDS encoding NAD(P)H-binding protein: MRVMLLGATGLTGGKVLQSLLGRDEVSQVVALVRHKLPTLHDKLDQHEVDFDKLEDHAALFDVDVIICCLGTTIKKAGSQNQFRKVDLGYPLKAGELGRSHGVRAFILMSAIGASSTSTIFYNRVKGELEDALGDLDYPYLSIYHPSLLLGDRKEQRTAEALGIKAMPLVNRLLIGPLDKYRGIEAQTVASAMVNEACSLASEPAAEQVIQTREYDEIVQLAD, translated from the coding sequence ATGAGGGTGATGTTGCTGGGCGCTACCGGTTTGACTGGTGGCAAAGTGCTGCAGAGTTTGCTGGGCAGGGATGAGGTTTCGCAGGTGGTGGCACTGGTACGGCACAAGCTGCCAACTTTGCACGACAAGCTGGACCAGCATGAGGTTGATTTCGACAAGCTGGAAGACCATGCGGCGCTGTTCGATGTCGACGTGATTATCTGCTGTCTGGGTACCACCATCAAAAAGGCCGGCTCACAGAATCAGTTTCGAAAAGTGGATCTTGGGTATCCCCTGAAAGCAGGGGAATTGGGCCGTTCCCACGGAGTGCGGGCGTTTATCCTGATGTCAGCGATTGGTGCCTCCTCCACGTCGACCATTTTCTATAACCGGGTAAAGGGCGAGCTTGAAGATGCCCTGGGAGATCTCGATTACCCGTACCTGTCCATCTATCACCCTAGTCTTTTGCTGGGCGACCGGAAAGAGCAGCGCACCGCCGAAGCCTTGGGCATAAAAGCGATGCCGCTGGTTAACCGCCTGCTGATCGGTCCCCTGGACAAATACCGCGGTATCGAGGCGCAAACGGTCGCCAGTGCCATGGTTAATGAGGCCTGCAGTCTGGCGTCAGAACCCGCCGCCGAGCAGGTGATCCAGACTCGCGAATACGATGAGATTGTCCAGCTGGCGGACTGA
- a CDS encoding DUF2244 domain-containing protein translates to MVESLPHPDGFRLVLTPNRSLSWHGNVRIWAALFVLSALIATGFTLMGAWVIIPFAGLELIALACGIYLTSRECQRQEVLSIDTDDIRLEKGRKRKQAEWTLPTRYARLRVHSPPHPFTPAKLSLTHRDTEVSVGGFLNIEDTEKLIGMLEKNGLLIERKEPDPKIGLWF, encoded by the coding sequence ATGGTGGAAAGCTTGCCACATCCGGATGGTTTCCGGCTGGTCCTGACACCCAACCGCTCCCTCAGCTGGCATGGCAATGTCAGGATCTGGGCAGCTCTCTTTGTCCTCTCAGCCCTCATAGCGACAGGCTTCACGCTGATGGGCGCCTGGGTGATCATTCCGTTTGCCGGGCTGGAACTTATCGCCCTTGCCTGCGGTATCTACCTTACCTCCCGCGAGTGCCAACGACAGGAGGTTCTTTCCATCGACACCGACGACATTCGCCTGGAGAAAGGCAGAAAACGAAAACAGGCGGAATGGACCCTCCCGACCCGTTATGCACGGCTCCGGGTTCATTCACCTCCGCATCCGTTCACACCGGCCAAACTCTCTCTCACCCATCGGGATACAGAGGTATCGGTTGGCGGTTTCCTGAATATCGAGGATACCGAGAAGCTCATTGGCATGCTTGAGAAAAACGGACTGCTTATTGAACGCAAAGAGCCCGATCCGAAGATCGGGCTCTGGTTTTGA
- a CDS encoding ZIP family metal transporter — MTSDISIVWLGTIASLLAGLASGVGAMGVFLVRTLTHKLQDGMLASAAGVMLAASFFSLLLPGLEYGEQITGETWTAALIVIFGLLSGAAALYFVHQKLPHQHFELGREGSDASYIRGIWLFIVAITLHNFPEGMAVGVGFAGGDVNNGYVLATGIGLQNIPEGLAVAFSLLAIDYSRIKAFGIALMTGLAEPLGGLFGATLVWLAEPLMPWTLGFAAGAMLFIISNEIIPETHHRQWKIMSTFCLMGGFAVMMFLDATLG, encoded by the coding sequence ATGACCTCTGATATCAGTATTGTCTGGCTGGGAACGATCGCCAGTCTGCTCGCTGGTCTGGCCAGCGGTGTGGGCGCCATGGGGGTGTTCCTTGTCCGCACCCTCACCCATAAGCTGCAGGACGGAATGCTGGCCTCTGCCGCTGGCGTGATGCTGGCTGCGTCATTCTTCTCACTGTTGCTGCCTGGCCTCGAGTACGGCGAACAGATTACCGGCGAAACCTGGACCGCCGCGCTCATTGTCATCTTTGGCCTGCTCTCCGGTGCCGCCGCGCTCTACTTTGTACACCAGAAACTCCCGCACCAGCACTTCGAACTGGGCCGTGAGGGATCCGACGCGTCCTATATTCGCGGCATCTGGCTTTTCATCGTTGCCATCACGCTTCATAACTTTCCCGAAGGCATGGCGGTCGGCGTCGGTTTTGCAGGCGGTGACGTGAACAACGGGTATGTCCTGGCCACTGGCATCGGCCTTCAGAACATTCCTGAGGGACTGGCCGTGGCGTTTTCACTGCTTGCCATCGACTATTCCCGGATCAAAGCCTTCGGCATTGCCCTGATGACTGGCCTCGCCGAGCCTTTGGGCGGGCTGTTCGGTGCCACCCTCGTGTGGCTGGCCGAGCCCCTGATGCCCTGGACACTCGGTTTCGCAGCGGGCGCCATGCTGTTTATCATCAGCAACGAAATCATCCCGGAGACTCACCACCGGCAATGGAAAATCATGTCCACCTTCTGCCTGATGGGCGGGTTCGCCGTGATGATGTTCCTGGATGCTACGCTGGGCTAG
- a CDS encoding LysE family translocator, whose amino-acid sequence MTLATWLAVVTICVLGAMSPGPSLALVLKQTLTGGRRNGVITALCHGLGVGIYAFLSILGLAAIITASPTAFSILQWGGALYLAWLGVKGLMAKRQPDDELPEPPTTKSAARDGFLIAFFNPKIAVFFLALFSQVVGTDTSLMAKFGYAATALVIDTSWYLIVAWLFSNPKWLTLLRQKAVWFERIFGAILVGLAGRMVVGILNGK is encoded by the coding sequence ATGACGCTTGCCACCTGGTTGGCCGTTGTCACCATCTGCGTTCTGGGCGCCATGTCACCGGGCCCATCATTGGCGCTGGTGCTCAAACAGACACTCACCGGCGGTCGACGCAACGGCGTGATTACCGCCCTTTGCCATGGCCTCGGTGTCGGCATCTACGCCTTCCTGAGCATCCTCGGGCTGGCAGCCATCATCACCGCCTCGCCAACGGCGTTTTCAATCCTCCAGTGGGGCGGCGCCCTGTACCTGGCCTGGCTGGGCGTGAAAGGACTGATGGCAAAACGGCAGCCGGATGACGAACTGCCCGAGCCGCCCACCACCAAAAGTGCGGCCCGTGACGGTTTTCTGATTGCCTTCTTCAACCCGAAAATCGCGGTATTCTTCCTGGCCCTGTTCAGCCAGGTGGTGGGCACCGACACCAGCCTGATGGCCAAGTTTGGCTATGCCGCAACCGCTCTTGTCATTGATACCAGCTGGTACCTGATCGTTGCCTGGCTGTTCTCCAACCCGAAATGGCTGACCCTGCTCAGACAGAAAGCCGTGTGGTTCGAGCGTATTTTTGGCGCCATTCTCGTGGGCCTGGCCGGCCGTATGGTCGTCGGCATTCTGAACGGCAAATAA
- a CDS encoding GMC family oxidoreductase, giving the protein MSDNNNATGHHEFDYIIIGAGTAGCLLANRLSANPDNRVLLIEAGGRDNYHWIHIPVGYLYCIDNPRTDWRFRTEPDPGLNGRSLIYPRGKTLGGCSSINGMLYIRGQARDYQQWAEITGEDAWNWDNCLPDFMCHEDHYRLDDGGDADPEHHKYHGHGGEWRVEHQRLKWKVLEDFATACVEAGIPRTRDFNRGDNEGVDYFEVNQRSGWRWNTSKAFLRGAEKRPNLTLWHSTHVLGLETETSDTGPRCTGVRVERSGEGKVTVRAQREVILSAGAIGSPQLLQLSGIGPGDLLKEHGIDVVADLPGVGENLQDHLQIRSVYKVKGVTTLNTMVNSLIGKARIGLEYLLTRSGPMSMAPSQLCLFTRSSEEYKHANIEYHVQPLSLDAFGQPLHNFPAITASVCNLNPTSRGTVRIRSNNPKQAPAISPNYLSTPEDRKVAADSLRVTRRIAEQPAFMQYQPEEFKPGLEYQTDDELTKLAGDIGTTIFHPVGTTRMGRADDEQAVVDPHLRVRGVAGLRVVDAGVMPTITSGNTNSPTLMIAEKAARWILAGD; this is encoded by the coding sequence ATGTCCGACAACAACAATGCGACGGGACATCACGAGTTCGACTACATCATCATCGGCGCCGGCACTGCCGGCTGCCTGCTCGCCAACCGCCTGAGCGCAAATCCGGACAACCGGGTCCTGCTCATTGAGGCTGGTGGACGGGATAACTACCACTGGATTCACATTCCGGTCGGCTATCTCTACTGCATCGACAATCCGAGAACCGATTGGCGTTTCCGTACCGAGCCGGACCCGGGCCTGAACGGCCGATCCCTTATTTACCCCCGCGGCAAGACACTGGGGGGCTGCTCCAGCATCAACGGAATGCTCTACATTCGTGGCCAGGCTCGCGATTACCAGCAGTGGGCCGAGATTACCGGCGAGGACGCCTGGAACTGGGATAACTGCCTCCCCGATTTCATGTGCCACGAGGATCACTACCGCCTTGATGATGGCGGCGATGCCGATCCGGAGCACCACAAGTACCACGGCCACGGCGGAGAATGGCGTGTGGAGCACCAGCGCCTGAAATGGAAAGTGCTGGAGGACTTCGCCACCGCCTGCGTCGAGGCGGGCATACCCCGGACCCGGGATTTCAACCGCGGTGATAACGAGGGCGTGGACTACTTCGAGGTAAACCAGCGCTCCGGCTGGCGCTGGAACACCTCCAAAGCCTTTCTTCGGGGAGCGGAAAAACGCCCCAACCTGACGCTCTGGCACTCCACACATGTGCTGGGCCTGGAAACCGAAACCTCTGATACCGGCCCCCGCTGCACGGGTGTACGCGTGGAACGGTCCGGTGAAGGCAAAGTCACGGTGAGGGCGCAGCGGGAAGTCATCCTGTCCGCCGGCGCCATTGGCTCCCCGCAACTGCTGCAGCTCTCCGGAATCGGTCCCGGCGACCTTCTGAAAGAACATGGAATTGATGTGGTTGCCGACCTGCCGGGCGTTGGTGAGAACCTCCAGGATCACCTGCAGATCCGCTCCGTGTACAAGGTGAAAGGGGTTACCACCCTGAACACCATGGTCAATTCGCTGATCGGCAAGGCCCGAATTGGCCTGGAGTACCTGCTCACCCGCTCTGGCCCCATGAGCATGGCGCCGTCCCAGCTCTGCCTGTTTACCCGCAGCTCTGAGGAATACAAACATGCCAACATCGAATACCACGTTCAGCCGCTGAGCCTGGACGCGTTCGGCCAACCTCTGCACAACTTCCCGGCCATCACCGCCAGCGTCTGCAACCTGAACCCCACCAGTCGGGGCACCGTGCGCATTCGCAGTAACAATCCCAAGCAAGCACCGGCCATCTCGCCCAATTACCTGAGTACGCCGGAAGACCGGAAAGTAGCCGCGGATTCTTTGCGGGTGACCCGGCGTATTGCCGAACAGCCCGCCTTCATGCAATACCAGCCAGAAGAGTTCAAACCCGGCCTCGAGTACCAGACCGACGACGAACTCACCAAGCTTGCCGGGGATATTGGTACCACGATCTTTCATCCCGTGGGCACCACCAGGATGGGACGGGCAGATGATGAACAGGCCGTAGTCGATCCGCACCTGAGGGTTCGGGGCGTGGCCGGGCTGCGCGTGGTGGATGCGGGCGTTATGCCCACCATCACCAGCGGCAACACCAACTCTCCAACCCTGATGATTGCCGAAAAGGCTGCACGGTGGATTCTCGCTGGTGATTGA
- a CDS encoding CoA-acylating methylmalonate-semialdehyde dehydrogenase produces the protein MTNATIQHYINGEISPGKSSQSQEVFNPATGQVTGRVALAGREDVDAAVAAADAAFPAWADTPPIRRARVMFKFLELLNTHKDGLARAITAEHGKVFTDAQGEVARGIDIVEFACGIPQLLKGDYTEQVSTGIDNWTTRQPLGVVAGVTPFNFPAMVPMWMFPVAIAAGNTFVLKPSPLDPSASLMIADLLKQAGLPDGVFNVMQGDKEAVNALIEHPDVQALSFVGSTPIANLLYEKGARHGKRIQALGGAKNHMVVMPDADLDKAVDALIGAAYGSAGERCMAISVAVLVGDVADKIVPRLADRARSLKVKNGEQLDAEMGPIVTAAAHQRITGYIDKGVAEGAELVVDGREFDASNTGDGCADGFWMGGSLFDHVTPDMTIYKEEIFGPVLACVRVPDVATAIRLINDHEFGNGVSCFTESGSVAREFGRRIQVGMVGINVPIPVPMAWHGFGGWKRSMFGDTHAYGEEGVKFYTRQKSIMQRWSDSIDAGAEFVMPTAK, from the coding sequence ATGACCAACGCAACCATTCAGCATTATATCAATGGCGAAATATCTCCCGGCAAATCCAGCCAGTCTCAGGAGGTATTCAATCCGGCCACCGGTCAGGTCACCGGCCGGGTGGCCCTGGCCGGCCGCGAGGATGTGGACGCCGCGGTTGCTGCCGCCGATGCTGCGTTCCCCGCATGGGCCGATACACCGCCCATTCGCCGGGCCAGGGTCATGTTCAAATTTCTGGAGCTGTTGAACACCCACAAGGATGGCCTGGCCCGCGCCATCACCGCCGAGCATGGCAAGGTGTTCACTGACGCACAAGGCGAAGTGGCCCGGGGCATCGACATCGTCGAGTTCGCCTGCGGCATTCCCCAGCTTCTGAAAGGCGATTACACCGAGCAGGTCAGCACCGGCATCGACAACTGGACCACCCGCCAGCCTCTGGGTGTGGTCGCCGGCGTTACCCCGTTCAACTTTCCGGCCATGGTGCCCATGTGGATGTTTCCGGTGGCGATCGCAGCGGGCAACACCTTTGTCCTGAAACCCAGCCCTCTGGACCCGAGTGCCTCCCTGATGATTGCTGACCTGCTGAAACAGGCCGGCCTGCCCGATGGCGTATTCAATGTGATGCAGGGCGACAAGGAAGCGGTGAACGCCCTGATCGAGCATCCAGATGTCCAGGCCCTGAGTTTTGTCGGCTCCACGCCGATTGCCAACCTGCTTTACGAGAAAGGAGCCAGGCACGGCAAGCGCATTCAGGCCCTTGGCGGCGCCAAGAACCACATGGTGGTGATGCCGGATGCCGATCTGGACAAGGCGGTCGATGCCCTGATCGGTGCCGCCTACGGCAGTGCCGGCGAGCGCTGCATGGCCATCAGTGTGGCGGTGCTTGTCGGGGATGTTGCGGACAAGATCGTGCCAAGACTGGCCGACCGGGCCCGAAGCCTGAAAGTGAAGAACGGCGAACAACTGGATGCCGAGATGGGCCCGATTGTCACCGCTGCCGCACACCAGCGCATTACCGGCTACATTGACAAGGGTGTGGCCGAAGGTGCCGAGCTGGTCGTCGATGGCAGGGAGTTCGATGCATCGAACACCGGCGACGGCTGTGCCGATGGTTTCTGGATGGGCGGCTCACTGTTCGATCATGTCACGCCCGACATGACGATCTATAAAGAGGAGATCTTCGGCCCGGTTCTGGCCTGCGTCCGGGTACCGGATGTCGCCACCGCAATCCGCCTGATCAACGATCACGAATTCGGCAACGGTGTCAGCTGCTTCACCGAGAGCGGCAGCGTGGCCCGGGAATTTGGTCGGCGAATTCAGGTCGGCATGGTCGGGATTAACGTACCCATTCCCGTACCCATGGCCTGGCACGGCTTTGGTGGCTGGAAGCGCTCGATGTTTGGCGACACCCACGCCTACGGCGAAGAGGGCGTAAAATTCTACACGCGCCAGAAATCCATCATGCAGCGCTGGTCCGATTCCATTGATGCCGGTGCGGAATTTGTGATGCCGACCGCCAAGTAA